TTAAGAGCTTCAAATTGGTTGTTCATGGTGGTTGGTGTATTGATGGCAATGACAATATTGTGAATACTTAAGGAAGATGAGGATGATAGAGTAAAATATGCATTTTCGAAAAAAAGAAAAAAAAAAGTGATGGCATTTTCGTGAATAATCTGAACTTTGGGATGAAATAGTCAAGTCAAAGTTCCAAAAAAAAAAGTATGGATTAGTTTTGTGTTTGACTTTTTGAGTCATATTTGAAAAAAAATCCCAAGATTTTTACGCATATAATTATCAACTTGTCAAGTTTGCTTATTGGGTTAACATTAGTATACTAGATGATAATCAGTGAAATAACTAAAATAATGACATGTTTGCAATTTAAATTCAATTATATTTGCAATTTTTTTCTATGTAAATATGTTTCAAATTTAATAAAGTATAGACATGACACGAAATATCAAATAATGTTTCTTGTTGTTTTTATTTTAGTAATTTGATGGTGTTAGTTGTTTAAAATTTTGAGTTTTATTTTTTATTTACCTCATCATAATTGATTTTACGTTTATATAAATGTAATATAATTTTACATTTAATTTTATTCAACCCATTTTATAGATTTTTAAAATATATGTTAAGCGCAAAAGAATTCAAATGGGCTAAACTAAAAATATTGCCTTTTCTTTCAGATCTTCAAAACAAAGAATCAAAATCATTATATGTTGGCAAAGCGAAGAAAGAAAAAAAAAGGAGAATACGTTATGCAACTAATTTTTTTTCAAACGATTCTGTAATATTATATATACAAATATGTAAAATTCGCAGAAATCCCTCCGACGTCATCTTCTTTTTCAGGTCTTCTTTTCCATAAAATAATCATGTTTTTCTCTTTAATATATTAAATGATCAAACATTAAAAGAAAGAGTTTAATATTTATGTATTTTCATATTCGAAGTTGATGATATATAGTAAACTATTTAGTGATCCATTTAATGTTACTCTTTTAATAATCCTAGTAAAATCGGTCCAATTTAAAAAAAAAGGCTGAAGAGCACTCTCACTCTAAGCTTGACACGTAAACATACTTTCTAAAATTGTCTTTTAACTAATCCTCCAGGATTAATATATGTGGGATAAATGATTTGAACCGATCTATTCTTATTAACTGGTTATGAGTTTTTTTTCACGATCAAATGGTTATTAGGAGTTAAAAACCTAAAAACTGAACATTTAACTCCTCCTTTTTTTTAACCAAAGCAAGTTTGTTATTCCTTTGATGGCTATAACCTAGGGACATTTACTAAAACCAACCCAAATATTAAAGTCAAATCTAAAAGTGTACCCCGCTTTCAGTCAAATGCAAAACCAACCTAAAGGGGAAGTGAAAGTACTATTTAACCCTTATGACCAAACAAAAAAAGCAGAAATGTATTTTACGTTTCCATCCTTTGGAAGTCTACACGTAAAAAACGAAGTCTACAAATGTTTAGACTTTCTAAAAAGTCTACCTTACAGACTTAGTTTGTAGTCTACACTCTAATTTGATCAAAAAAATTTAATTTTGAAAATGTATAAAAATAATTATAGTGATATTTTTAACTAATCATCAATATAATGGATAATATGAACTAAATAGATTAAAATTTCATATAATTGAACAATTTTCAAGAATATATACTAATTTGGTTATCATGTGGTAGACAATGTTCATAGTTTAGAAACAAAAGGTTCTAACATGTTATGTCTTTTAGTGGTTGATTTCATTGGGTTAGATTTTAGATTTTGTTTTTTTTTGTTTTATTAACTTAAATCTGCATATTAATGTTTAGTAGTTTATATTTTGTATAATTGAGACTTTTTGATTATCAAGCAAAACATTTAGNNNNNNNNNNNNNNNNNNNNNNNNNNNNNNNNNNNNNNNNNNNNNNNNNNNNNNNNNNNNNNNNNNNNNNNNNNNNNNNNNNNNNNNNNNNNNNNNNNNNNNNNNNNNNNNNNNNNNNNNNNNNNNNNNNNNNNNNNNNNNNNNNNNNNNNNNNNNNNNNNNNNNNNNNNNNNNNNNNNNNNNNNNNNNNNNNNNNNNNNNNNNNNNNNNNNNNNNNNNNNNNNNNNNNNNNNNNNNNNNNNNNNNNNNNNNNNNNNNNNNNNNNNNNNNNNNNNNNNNNNNNNNNNNNNNNNNNNNNNNNNNNNNNNNNNNNNNNNNNNNNNNNNNNNNNNNNNNNNNNNNNNNNNNNNNNNNNNNNNNNNNNNNNNNNNNNNNNNNNNNNNNNNNNNNNNNNNNNNNNNNNNNNNNNNNNNNNNNNNNNNNNNNNNNNNNNNNNNNNNNNNNNNNNNNNNNNNNNNNNNNNNNNNNNNNNNNNNNNNNNNNNNNNNNNNNNNNNNNNNNNNNNNNNNNNNNNNNNNNNNNNNNNNNNNNNNNNNNNNNNNNNNNNNNNNNNNNNNNNNNNNNNNNNNNNNNNNNNNNNNNNNNNNNNNNNNNNNNNNNNNNNNNNNNNNNNNNNNNNNNNNNNNNNNNNNNNNNNNNNNNNNNNNNNNNNNNNNNNNNNNNNNNNNNNNNNNNNNNNNNNNNNNNNNNNNNNNNNNNNNNNNNNNNNNNNNNNNNNNNNNNNNNNNNNNNNNNNNNNNNNNNNNNNNNNNNNNNNNNNNNNNNNNNNNNNNNNNNNNNNNNNNNNNNNNNNNNNNNNNNNNNNNNNNNNNNNNNNNNNNNNNNNNNNNNNNNNNNNNNNNNNNNNNNNNNNNNNNNNNNNNNNNNNNNNNNNNNNNNNNNNNNNNNNNNNNNNNNNNNNNNNNNNNNNNNNNNNNNNNNNNNNNNNNNNNNNNNNNNNNNNNNNNNNNNNNNNNNNNNNNNNNNNNNNNNNNNNNNNNNNNNNNNNNNNNNNNNNNNNNNNNNNNNNNNNNNNNNNNNNNNNNNNNNNNNNNNNNNNNNNNNNNNNNNNNNNNNNNNNNNNNNNNNNNNNNNNNNNNNNNNNNNNNNNNNNNNNNNNNNNNNNNNNNNNNNNNNNNNNNNNNNNNNNNNNNNNNNNNNNNNNNNNNNNNNNNNNNNNNNNNNNNNNNNNNNNNNNNNNNNNNNNNNNNNNNNNNNNNNNNNNNNNNNNNNNNNNNNNNNNNNNNNNNNNNNNNNNNNNNNNNNNNNNNNNNNNNNNNNNNNNNNNNNNNNNNNNNNNNNNNNNNNNNNNNNNNNNNNNNNNNNNNNNNNNNNNNNNNNNNNNNNNNNNNNNNNNNNNNNNNNNNNNNNNNNNNNNNNNNNNNNNNNNNNNNNNNNNNNNNNNNNNNNNNNNNNNNNNNNNNNNNNNNNNNNNNNNNNNNNNNNNNNNNNNNNNNNNNNNNNNNNNNNNNNNNNNNNNNNNNNNNNNNNNNNNNNNNNNNNNNNNNNNNNNNNNNNNNNNNNNNNNNNNNNNNNNNNNNNNNNNNNNNNNNNNNNNNNNNNNNNNNNNNNNNNNNNNNNNNNNNNNNNNNNNNNNNNNNNNNNNNNNNNNNNNNNNNNNNNNNNNNNNNNNNNNNNNNNNNNNNNNNNNNNNNNNNNNNNNNNNNNNNNNNNNNNNNNNNNNNNNNNNNNNNNNNNNNNNNNNNNNNNNNNNNNNNNNNNNNNNNNNNNNNNNNNNNNNNNNNNNNNNNNNNNNNNNNNNNNNNNNNNNNTAAAGTGGTTTTATACTAACTTAATAGTTTTATCTTCTGCAGACTAGGACTAAGAACTTTACTATGAAGGATTACTCTGAAATGTTCCCTCGCTGGGATGGTGAGCTGGAAGATGAGAAAGCTGATAACATAGTGAAGGCAGTGTTTTCTTCAGGCTGGGCATGGTAACAAAGTCACTGGCCTCTTGTCGGAACAAAACTGTGGACAAATGTGAAGGTGGAGATCCTTCCGATGAAGACAGAAGCTGGTCAGATGGTGCGAAGCTTGAAGACAGTGTCCCCTTCTCGCACACAGTCTGATGCAGAATCACGCAAGAAGGCTCGTGAGTCCCCTGGCCTGGATGTGGAGACCATGAAAGGAGAAATAGTTCGTTGGCTAACTGGCCTGACTTCTAATATGGCTGAGGGGCTGAGCAGATGCGAGAACACTCTGAAGACACAATCCCGCATGATTGAGGGCCTTACAACTCAGGTGGGAGCTGTTGAGAAGATGGTGCGTGAAGGTTGGAAGGAAGACCACACCAAAGCTGATTCATCTACTGATGTACCTGAGGCAAACAAATCTGATGGAGACAAAGCTAAGAAGGACAGCGCTGAAGAAAGCAAAGGTGATGAAAGCGATGAAAGCAAAGGTGAGGAAAGCAGAGCCGAGGAAAGCAAAGCTGCGGAAACAGCTCCCAAAGGAATGACAACAAGAGCCAAAGCTAGAGACACCCAAGCCACTGTGGTTAGTACCAAAACATCTCCCAAACCACTCAATCCGAAAAGAGGAAAAAAATCAGTGAAAAAGAAATAACTTGTTTGCATTTGCATTTGGATTTGGAACTGTGGAAAAACGTGTGCATTTGAATGTTCTCTTTTGGTTTGTATAATATTTGTGGCTGTTATTAATGTGTTCTTTCTACTGAAAACAAATGCAGAGTGAGAGTGAAAATGAGAATGGAGGCATAAGTGTTGTTGTAGTAGATAAAGAACAATCATGCATTGATTATGGTTCTGTGAAAAAACTAAAACAAGTTGGTAAAGTGAGAGCTGTTCGCATTGTGGCCCGTGCTAAAAGTGATCGGCAACGTAGGCTTGCTGCAACTCAGCAGTCTCCTTTTGATGGAGACAGCACGGCAAAGGTTATTATACCTAACCAGCAGAAGCAAGGCCAGGGATATAACCCATTTGCTAATCATGATCGCAAAAAGCTCTCTGCTCTTCTTGATTGGGTGAAACTTGACCCGTAAGTCATCTATTTCCTAAATTAATTGCTCTTTATATAAAGACTTTGTAGTATTTTATTTATTTAATTTGATTATTGACAGCAAATGGCGACAGAAGGTCAAAGGTTCTTCAAGTCATTGGTTCTACATACTACAAACTCCTGCAAAATGGTTGATTGACACGGTATGTAGACTTCTCTCTCATGTAGACTTCTCTCGCATGTAGATGTCTCTGATGTAGAAGTCTCTAATGTTGTAAATGCAGCACATGGATGCTGGCATTAATCTCTTAAGGCTCCGATACACAAAGCACCCTGAATGGTTTAGGTCCGACAGATTTTGCATTTTGGATGCTGTATTTACTCAAATGTGGACAGCAAAGTACTCAGAGTTTCTGGCCTCTCCTGCCAATCCTGACGGCTCAAGTAAACTACTCCCTCCTGGCGCCTTAGACTACTACACAGGCGAGGAACCAACGTATAGCAGATCAAATAAGACATGGGCATCGGAGATTGATGATATATATGCACCATTATTGGTCAAGAATGATCATTGGGTAGCTTGCTGGATATCAATCGTTTTTAAAAAAGACTACAAAAGAAGTCTGCGGTAAGTAAAAGAAGACTATAAAAGAAGCCTGCGTTCTGGAAAAGAAGACTACAAAAGAAGTCTGCGATCTGTAACAGAAGACTAACACATTAAGACATAAGACATAAGACAACAACCAAAGCAATAAGACAACTGTTAAGTTCCACACATAAGACATAAGACAACATCCAAAGCAATAAGACAACATCCAAAGNNNNNNNNNNNNNNNNNNNNNNNNNNNNNNNNNNNNNNNNNNNNNNNNNNNNNNNNNNNNNNNNNNNNNNNNNNNNNNNNNNNNNNNNNNNNNNNNNNNNNNNNNNNNNNNNNNNNNNNNNNNNNNNNNNNNNNNNNNNNNNNNNNNNNNNNNNNNNNNNNNNNNNNNNNNNNNNNNNNNNNNNNNNNNNNNNNNNNNNNNNNNNNNNNNNNNNNNNNNNNNNNNNNNNNNNNNNNNNNNNNNNNNNNNNNNNNNNNNNNNNNNNNNNNNNNNNNNNNNNNNNNNNNNNNNNNNNNNNNNNNNNNNNNNNNNNNNNNNNNNNNNNNNNNNNNNNNNNNNNNNNNNNNNNNNNNNNNNNNNNNNNNNNNNNNNNNNNNNNNNNNNNNNNNNNNNNNNNNNNNNNNNNNNNNNNNNNNNNNNNNNNNNNNNNNNNNNNNNNNNNNNNNNNNNNNNNNNNNNNNNNNNNNNNNNNNNNNNNNNNNNNNNNNNNNNNNNNNNNNNNNNNNNNNNNNNNNNNNNNNNNNNNNNNNNNNNNNNNNNNNNNNNNNNNNNNNNNNNNNNNNNNNNNNNNNNNNNNNNNNNNNNNNNNNNNNNNNNNNNNNNNNNNNNNNNNNNNNNNNNNNNNNNNNNNNNNNNNNNNNNNNNNNNNNNNNNNNNNNNNNNNNNNNNNNNNNNNNNNNNNNNNNNNNNNNNNNNNNNNNNNNNNNNNNNNNNNNNNNNNNNNNNNNNNNNNNNNNNNNNNNNNNNNNNNNNNNNNNNNNNNNNNNNNNNNNNNNNNNNNNNNNNNNNNNNNNNNNNNNNNNNNNNNNNNNNNNNNNNNNNNNNNNNNNNNNNNNNNNNNNNNNNNNNNNNNNNNNNNNNNNNNNNNNNNNNNNNNNNNNNNNNNNNNNNNNNNNNNNNNNNNNNNNNNNNNNNNNNNNNNNNNNNNNNNNNNNNNNNNNNNNNNNNNNNNNNNNNNNNNNNNNNNNNNNNNNNNNNNNNNNNNNNNNNNNNNNNNNNNNNNNNNNNNNNNNNNNNNNNNNNNNNNNNNNNNNNNNNNNNNNNNNNNNNNNNNNNNNNNNNNNNNNNNNNNNNNNNNNNNNNNNNNNNNNNNNNNNNNNNNNNNNNNNNNNNNNNNNNNNNNNNNNNNNNNNNNNNNNNNNNNNNNNNNNNNNNNNNNNNNNNNNNNNNNNNNNNNNNNNNNNNNNNNNNNNNNNNNNNNNNNNNNNNNNNNNNNNNNNNNNNNNNNNNNNNNNNNNNNNNNNNNNNNNNNNNNNNNNNNNNNNNNNNNNNNNNNNNNNNNNNNNNNNNNNNNNNNNNNNNNNNNNNNNNNNNNNNNNNNNNNNNNNNNNNNNNNNNNNNNNNNNNNNNNNNNNNNNNNNNNNNNNNNNNNNNNNNNNNNNNNNNNNNNNNNNNNNNNNNNNNNNNNNNNNNNNNNNNNNNNNNNNNNNNNNNNNNNNNNNNNNNNNNNNNNNNNNNNNNNNNNNNNNNNNNNNNNNNNNNNNNNNNNNNNNNNNNNNNNNNNNNNNNNNNNNNNNNNNNNNNNNNNNNNNNNNNNNNNNNNNNNNNNNNNNNNNNNNNNNNNNNNNNNNNNNNNNNNNNNNNNNNNNNNNNNNNNNNNNNNNNNNNNNNNNNNNNNNNNNNNNNNNNNNNNNNNNNNNNNNNNNNNNNNNNNNNNNNNNNNNNNNNN
This sequence is a window from Brassica oleracea var. oleracea cultivar TO1000 chromosome C1, BOL, whole genome shotgun sequence. Protein-coding genes within it:
- the LOC106331030 gene encoding uncharacterized protein LOC106331030; translated protein: MVEKYSTEQAKKKSAKAAKSRKSAPVGKKMHKHGAGPRCFLNIAYKMMVDEGLDEPPSYTALARKTHMGKDGSFLDERTEELVLEVEEAVEEMLQDGSPLGDSQTDSTAASNTRTKNFTMKDYSEMFPRWDGELEDEKADNIVKAVFSSGWVEILPMKTEAGQMVRSLKTVSPSRTQSDAESRKKARESPGLDVETMKGEIVRWLTGLTSNMAEGLSRCENTLKTQSRMIEGLTTQVGAVEKMVREGWKEDHTKADSSTDVPEANKSDGDKAKKDSAEESKGDESDESKGEESRAEESKAAETAPKGMTTRAKARDTQATVSESENENGGISVVVVDKEQSCIDYGSVKKLKQVGKVRAVRIVARAKSDRQRRLAATQQSPFDGDSTAKVIIPNQQKQGQGYNPFANHDRKKLSALLDWVKLDPKWRQKVKGSSSHWFYILQTPAKWLIDTHMDAGINLLRLRYTKHPEWFRSDRFCILDAVFTQMWTAKYSEFLASPANPDGSSKLLPPGALDYYTGEEPTYSRSNKTWASEIDDIYAPLLVKNDHWVACWISIVFKKDYKRSLR